TCCGCGTGCGCGATGTCGTCGATGCCCTTCTGCGGACCGAAGACCGCGGCCGCACCCGAGGGGCCGAGCAGGGGATTGGTCACGTCGGAGAGCACGACGATGCCGCCGGCAGGAGGCGGTCGCAGCGCGGCGGTGTCGACGTGGGCGATCGCCGCCAGCCCTCCGGCGCCGTCGGACACCGCGGCGCCGTCGCCGTCGACGAACCCGGCGCCGAGCGCCGAGAGCATGCCGACGCCGAGATCGGTGGACGCGCTCGATCCGATGCCGAGGACGAGGCGCTCCACGCCATGGTCGAGCGCGGCGGCGATCGCCTCGCCGAACCCGCGCGTCGACGCATCCCAAGGACGCAACCGACCGCCGAGCAGTTCGATCCCGCTGGCCGCCGCGAGCTCGACGACCGCGGTGCTGTCCGGCAGCAGCAGCCATGCGGTCTCGGCGGGCGTTCCCGCGGGCCCGGTGACCGTGAGCGGCATCCGCGTCGCACCCGGGACGGCGGCGGCGAACGCGTCCAGCGTGCCCTCTCCCCCGTCGGCCATCGGCCGCAACAGCACGTCGTCGGCGGGCCGCGCCGCGAGCCATCCGTCGCGCAGCGCAGCGGCGGCCGCGGCGGCGGGGATCGAGCCCTTGAAGCTGTCGGGGGCGAGGACGACGCGGGTCATGGGCGCGATGCTACGCGTTCACCTGCCCGCGGCATCGGGTACCCGCTCGCATCGGGCAGGATGGACACATGACGTGGCTTGTGACCGGCGGAGCGGGATACATCGGTGCGCACGTGGTGCGCGCTCTACAGGCGTCGGGCATCGCCCCGGTCGTCGTGGACGACCTCTCGAGCGGCCACGCGTCGTTCGTGCCGGACGGCGTACCGTTCGTGGAGGGCACGATCCTGCATCGCGCACTGCTGGCCGACACGATGCGCGAACACGGCGTCACGGGCGTGATCCACGTCGCCGGATTCAAGTACGCGGGCGTCTCCGTACAGCGCCCGCTGCACACCTACGAGCAGAACGTCGAGGGCACCCGCGTGGCGCTGGCGGCCATGGCGGATGCCGGTGTGCACAACATCGTCTTCTCTTCCTCGGCCGCGGTCTACGGCACCCCTGACGTGCCGCTGGTGACCGAGGACCTTCCCAAGCGCCCCGCGTCGCCGTACGGCGAGTCGAAGCTCATCGGAGAATGGCTGCTGCGCGACCAGGCGGTCGCCACGGCATCCGACGAGAACCCGCTGCGGCACACCGCGCTGCGCTACTTCAACGTCGTCGGCTCGGCCGACCCCTCGGTGTACGACACCAGCCCCCACAACCTCTTCCCGATCGTGTTCGAGAAGCTGCTCGCGGGCGAGACGCCGCAGATCAACGGCGACGACTACGACACGCCCGACGGCACCAACGTCCGCGACTATGTGCACGTCGGCGACATCGCCGCGGCGCATGTCGTGGCGGCGCAGCGTCTGGAGGCGGGTGAGCCCGTAGAGGCCGCCTACAACCTCGGCTCGCAGAACGGACTGAGCGTGCGCGAGATCATGGATGCCATGGCCCGCGTGACCGGCATCGACTTCACCCCGAAGATCGGGCCCCGCCGCCCCGGCGACCCCGACCGCATCGTCGCCACGGGCGAGCTCGCCGCGCGCGACCTCGACTGGGCCAACCGCTACACGGTCGACGAGATGGTGCGCACGGGCTGGGAGGCGCGCCGCGCCGCGCGCTGACGCACGGCGGCGTGCGACTCGCATGGGGAGTCCTGCCCATGTCGCATGGCCGCCACCAGCGCCTAGGCTCGCATCGACACCAGGAGGCGGACCAGGCCGGGATCAAGGGCGGGCCGAGGGGAGTCCGTCATGCTCGTCGGGTTCAGTCAGGGCGGCATCCTCGCGGGCCACCTCGCCGCCTACCGCTCGGACGACGACAACTTCGGTGCCGTCGTCGTCTGCGGCGCACCGATCGACAACATGCCGATCCCGGACCGCGCGCGCGTGATCTCCGTGCAGCACGAGGGCGACCCCGTCCCGAAGCTCGACTTCTTCACGCTTCCTCCCACTCGCCCGAACTGGCAGACGATCACGTCGGCCGCGCCTGGCAACCCGACCGACGTGACGAAGATCCACGACGCCGGGCAGTACGCACGAGGCGAACAGCTACACCGAAACGGAGTACTACTCATGGCAGGAATGAGACGCGGATGGACGGTCGCGGCCGATTCTCGCGTCGCGAGCGCAACGGTCGCGCAGGGGCAGAGTGGTTTCTCCTCGGGCGGGATCGTGGAAGTCGTCACGTCCGGTGAAGACCCCGTCACCTCCGATGAGCTCTCTGCACTCCTGCTGGCCGCGCGCCATGCGGGCAGCCGCGAGCCCGGTCACATCGATCTCTTCACGAAGAGTCAGTCGAGCGCCTCGCTCGACCTCACCGCCGCAGCCGACCAGCTGGGCATTCTCTACAGCAAGATCGGTGATGGGATCGACGTCAGCAGCGGCGGGATCAACGACGCTCTCGGAACAGGTCGATGACGGACACCGACACGGCGACGACGCCGACGCTCCGCTTTAGACTCGCCGGCGCGTGGCATCCGGTGCTGTGGAACGAGCTCAGCTCTGCGGAGCTCATCGCCGACTGAAGCGCAGCGCGGGCGCGCGCCGCGCCGCGAGAAACCACATTCAGCGCAAGAAACACCCGCCGCGTTGGTTTCTCGTGGCGGATGTGGTTTCTCGCGCGGGAGAACGCGCGGAGCGGAGGCTAGCCGAGTCGCACGACCGCCCACGAGACGGCCGGCAGTGACACGCGCAGCTCGTCGCCCTGGCGGATGACCTCCAGCGACTGCGGCCGCACCCGGTCCGGGTCGGCGAGCGTGTTGGCGACCCGGTAATCGGCATCGGTGATCATCCACGACTCGACGACGGCGAGGGATGCCGCGTCGAGCTCGCGCAGATCGATCACGAGCTCCGCGGCATCCGACACCGAGCGGTTCACGAGGAACACGCTCGTGCCGGCGTCGTCGGTCGTGGCGACCGCGTTGACGGCGGAGACGTCGCCGAAGCGCGCGCTCTGCACGCGCGGCGCGCCGTCGATCTCGACCCGCCGCGCGGTGCCGCGGCCGAGGCGGGACGTGAGCGAGAAGGGGTAGAAGGTCGTCTGGCGCCACGCGGGACCGCCGGGCTCGGTCATGATCGGTGCGATGACGTTCACGAGCTGTGCGAGCGAGGCGGAGCGCACGCGATCGGCGTGCTGGAGCAGCGTGATGAGCAGATCGCCCACGACGACGGCATCCATCACGTTGTACTGGTCCTCCAGCAGCCTCGGCGCCACCGGCCAACCGTCGGGAACGAGGTCTCCCGCCTTCGTGCCGTCGTCGGCGAACTGGTACCAGACGTTCCACTCGTCGAACGAGAGCATGATGCGCTTGTCCGATCCGCGCTCGTGCGCGATCTCGTCGGCGGCGGCCACCACCTCGCGGACGAACAGGTCGGTGTCGACGGCCGAGACGAGGAACTCCTGCGCCTGGCCGTTGCGCTCCTGGTAGTACGCGTGGCAGGAGATGAAGTCGACGTCGTCGAACGTGTGCCGCAGGACGTCGCGCTCCCACGCCCCGAACGTGGGCATGTCACGGGCCGACGAGCCGCAGGCGACGAGCTCGATGGTGGGATCGAGCATGCGCATCGCCTTGGCCGCACGTGAGGCGAGCGTGCCGTAGTCCTCGGCGTTGCGGTGACCGAGCTGCCACGGACCGTCCATCTCGTTGCCCAGGCACCACATCCGCACGTCGAAGGGGGTCTCGCGTCCGTTCGCGGCGCGCACGCGAGTCCAGGCGGTGTCGGCGGCGACGTTCGCGTACTCGAGCAGGTCGAGGGCCTCGGCGACATCGCGCGTACCGAGGTTCACGGCGAGCATGAGGTCGCTGCCGACCTTCTCCAGCCACGAGGAGAACTCGTGCAGGCCCACCTGGTTGGTCTCGGTCGATCGCCACGCGAGGTCCAGGCGCCGCGGCCGATCCTCGCGCGGGCCGATGCCGTCTTCCCAGCGATAGCCGGAGACGAAGTTGCCGCCCGGGTAGCGGATGGTCGTGACGCCGAGCTCCTGCACGAGCGCGATCACGTCGGTGCGGAAGCCCTCGGCATCGGCAGTGGGGTGTCCGGGCTCGTGGATGCCGTCGTAGATGTGCCGTCCGAGATGCTCGACGAACCCGCCGAAAACTCGGGCGTCGACGTCGCCGACGATCTCGGCAGCACGCACACGTGCGGTCATGGGTTCTCTCCTCACCATTCGACGGGCCTCACCATTCGACCGGCCCGAGCAGCAGCCGATCGCTGAACGCGAGTTCGGCGGCGCCGGTCGGCTCCAGGTCGAGCACCGTGAACACGTTACGACCCGCCCGCGTCAGCGGGGCGGGGACGAACAGCGAGTGCTGCGGACCCGTCTGCCAGAAGCGACCCAGGCAGAACTCTCCAATCCACACCAGCCCTGTTCCGAGCGCCGTGAGATCGACGACGAGGTCACGCGGCGCGTCGAGGTCGACGACAGCGCGAAGCACCGCGGCACCGGCGACGGGCCCGGCATCCGCACCGGATGCTTCGGCGGCGCGCGCCGGCAGCTGCTCCCAGGGCACGACCACGACGTCCCACGCGGCGGGAACCAGCCCGCCCACGGTGACCGGACCGATCAGGCCTTTGTCCTCGCCGATGCGCGGTCCGTAGTTCACGCGTCCCTGGTCTTCGACGAGGATGCCGAGAACGCCGGTGCCGCGCGGCAGCACGAGCGTGCGTTCACGGCGGTCGCGCGAGAGGACGCCGACGGGCACGCCGTCCAGGCTCACCCAGGCACGGTCGCGCACCTCGCCGATCGCGAGCACCACCGGCGCCTCACCCTGCGCCAGACGGGTCTCGTAGCGCAGGAAGCCGCGCGAGACGCCGAGCTCGTCCATCGTCGGCGCGTGATCGTGGTGCTGTGCGGGCTCGGCGCGCAGAAGGTCGGCGAGCGTGACGACGCCTTCGAGCGGGACCGGCGCCGGGGCCGCCGCGAGGGGCGGCAGCAGATCGGCCGCGGTCGCCTCGGGAACGGGCGCGTAGCGGGCGATGACCTCTCGGAACGCCCAGAACTTCTCCGTGGGACGGCCGGCCTCGTCGAGCGGGGCGTCGTAGTCGTAGCTCGTGATGGTCGGCTCGAAGACGCCCTTGTCGTTGGCACCGTTCGTCAGGCCGAAGTTCGTGCCGCCGTGGAACATGTAGATGTTGACCGAGGCGCCCGACTGCAGCAGAGCCTCCAGTGACGCGACGGATGCCTCCGTCGAGGACGTGCGATGGAACGATCCCCAGTAGTCGAACCATCCGCACCAGAACTCCGAGCACATGAGCGGGCCGGTGGGCTGGTGCGTGCGCAGGACGCGCAGGCGATCGGCGACGTTGCCGCCGAAGGAGCCGGTGCGGTGCAGCTCGGGCAGACTGCCGCGCGAGAGCATCTCGTCGGTCGGCTGGTCGACGCTCGTGAGCGGGACCGTCACGCCCGCATCGAGATACGTGTCGCGGAGGGCGCGCAGGTAGCTCTCGCGCTCCTGCGTCGTGAAATCGCCGTAGGCGCCGTACTCGTTCTCGACCTGCATCAGGATGACCGGGCCGCCGCGATCGATCTGGCGCGG
The sequence above is a segment of the Microbacterium sp. PM5 genome. Coding sequences within it:
- a CDS encoding glycerate kinase: MTRVVLAPDSFKGSIPAAAAAAALRDGWLAARPADDVLLRPMADGGEGTLDAFAAAVPGATRMPLTVTGPAGTPAETAWLLLPDSTAVVELAAASGIELLGGRLRPWDASTRGFGEAIAAALDHGVERLVLGIGSSASTDLGVGMLSALGAGFVDGDGAAVSDGAGGLAAIAHVDTAALRPPPAGGIVVLSDVTNPLLGPSGAAAVFGPQKGIDDIAHAEAGLAHAASLFPLDPMVSGAGAAGGTGFALLTWGARLVSGAEEIARLVGLADAVATADVVVTGEGAYDDQSAAGKAPSVVAAAAGAAGVPTVLVAGRVAPTADATAFSAAIALTDLAGSTEAALADPARWLRAAGAQLAAGVARVA
- a CDS encoding beta-galactosidase family protein; the encoded protein is MATGSFRIGESDFLLDDQPYRVLSGALHYFRVHPDQWADRIRAARLMGLNTIETYVPWNEHEPEPGVFRADGALDLARFLDLVAAEGMHAIVRPGPYICAEWDGGGLPAWLFFDGDMGVRSADPRFLAPVTAFLRRVLEIVVPRQIDRGGPVILMQVENEYGAYGDFTTQERESYLRALRDTYLDAGVTVPLTSVDQPTDEMLSRGSLPELHRTGSFGGNVADRLRVLRTHQPTGPLMCSEFWCGWFDYWGSFHRTSSTEASVASLEALLQSGASVNIYMFHGGTNFGLTNGANDKGVFEPTITSYDYDAPLDEAGRPTEKFWAFREVIARYAPVPEATAADLLPPLAAAPAPVPLEGVVTLADLLRAEPAQHHDHAPTMDELGVSRGFLRYETRLAQGEAPVVLAIGEVRDRAWVSLDGVPVGVLSRDRRERTLVLPRGTGVLGILVEDQGRVNYGPRIGEDKGLIGPVTVGGLVPAAWDVVVVPWEQLPARAAEASGADAGPVAGAAVLRAVVDLDAPRDLVVDLTALGTGLVWIGEFCLGRFWQTGPQHSLFVPAPLTRAGRNVFTVLDLEPTGAAELAFSDRLLLGPVEW
- the galE gene encoding UDP-glucose 4-epimerase GalE, with product MTWLVTGGAGYIGAHVVRALQASGIAPVVVDDLSSGHASFVPDGVPFVEGTILHRALLADTMREHGVTGVIHVAGFKYAGVSVQRPLHTYEQNVEGTRVALAAMADAGVHNIVFSSSAAVYGTPDVPLVTEDLPKRPASPYGESKLIGEWLLRDQAVATASDENPLRHTALRYFNVVGSADPSVYDTSPHNLFPIVFEKLLAGETPQINGDDYDTPDGTNVRDYVHVGDIAAAHVVAAQRLEAGEPVEAAYNLGSQNGLSVREIMDAMARVTGIDFTPKIGPRRPGDPDRIVATGELAARDLDWANRYTVDEMVRTGWEARRAAR
- a CDS encoding alpha-N-arabinofuranosidase, with product MTARVRAAEIVGDVDARVFGGFVEHLGRHIYDGIHEPGHPTADAEGFRTDVIALVQELGVTTIRYPGGNFVSGYRWEDGIGPREDRPRRLDLAWRSTETNQVGLHEFSSWLEKVGSDLMLAVNLGTRDVAEALDLLEYANVAADTAWTRVRAANGRETPFDVRMWCLGNEMDGPWQLGHRNAEDYGTLASRAAKAMRMLDPTIELVACGSSARDMPTFGAWERDVLRHTFDDVDFISCHAYYQERNGQAQEFLVSAVDTDLFVREVVAAADEIAHERGSDKRIMLSFDEWNVWYQFADDGTKAGDLVPDGWPVAPRLLEDQYNVMDAVVVGDLLITLLQHADRVRSASLAQLVNVIAPIMTEPGGPAWRQTTFYPFSLTSRLGRGTARRVEIDGAPRVQSARFGDVSAVNAVATTDDAGTSVFLVNRSVSDAAELVIDLRELDAASLAVVESWMITDADYRVANTLADPDRVRPQSLEVIRQGDELRVSLPAVSWAVVRLG